Proteins from one Hoplias malabaricus isolate fHopMal1 chromosome 2, fHopMal1.hap1, whole genome shotgun sequence genomic window:
- the LOC136680038 gene encoding NACHT, LRR and PYD domains-containing protein 3-like yields the protein MADTCVLLDILDDLTIDDLTRFQWHLKNGVQGFPRMRTAELKNAKTHETVDIMVMYLGKRKAVDITLAVLKMMNQNQLAQELRTKFPDGIQRGNFVEKKDIKRFFLEKLENLFDRTSLQDDPLLLKHIYTEVYVTEGCTGGVNTEEASYLKSKATPVKLSVVFSVPSQPKTRGVKVLTVGIAGVGKTASLNKFILDWAKEKSNNDLDFILLLPFQELNVIKDEIYSLLELLEYFHQELCGEDALEFLNGNSRILIILDGLDESKIRLDFNQRKVCKVTERTTLNNLLTNLIKGELLPSALIWITSRPAAVHQIPHQYLHHITEIHGFNDLQKEEYFKKRICDEDQASRIISHIRSTPSLHVMCQTPIFCKILTSVFESMQGCAGVENDLTTLTEIYLHFLIFQMKQNSEKYSTNANDDVVVPAPKRNPRVTILKLGELAFLQLQKRQLIFYEQDLEKCGLGIKETLDSGVCTKIFKRDETMFSFVHFSFQEFLAAVFVYLSFRKGYNPLLQSLLEKIKWKARHNLNDALKNAVKIAIEDENGRLDLFVRFLLGLSVLANQSLMKELQPNLEDSEEDLQDTVDYIKRNVKKTTVEIKKTTVEKSINLFYCLTEMKDNSLTSEIKNYLDSGSLRAQDLTSIQWIAVAFVLVMSKETQEEFDLKKYKPSDEGLRLLFPVVKNTKSALLDYCNLSEDSCKALASGFSSTMKVLDLGYNNLRDSGVEQLCSGLKSSNCKLETLRLPGCLLAEKGCSYLADVLASGFISTLKELDLGNNDLKDSGVEQLCSGLKSSHCKLEILILSGCLVTENGCAFLASALSVNPSYLKVLDLTYNHPGDSGVRLLSARCEDPQSLDTKVEYAGENRIKPGLMKYACKITLDTNTAHTHLRLSEGDRKVEYVKEPQPSPECTERFEDYPQVLSCETLSGRCYWEVEWSDDEVEIAVAYKSILKFGSSSEGRFGNNKMSWSLTYSNNTFSAWHNTKRNKIPGTYINVKRAGLYLDCPAGSLSFYSIFSDTQTLTHLHTFYNAFTEPLFAGLTVAEDSWVRLCMCEVE from the exons ATGGCAGACACATGTGTGTTGCTGGATATTCTTGATGACTTGACAATAGATGACCTAACTCGATTCCAGTGGCATCTAAAGAATGGAGTGCAAGGTTTTCCCCGGATGAGAACGGCTGAGCTTAAAAATGCTAAGACCCATGAGACAGTGGACATAATGGTGATGTATTTAGGCAAAAGAAAAGCTGTGGACATCACACTTGCCGTCCTGAAGATGATGAATCAAAACCAGCTGGCTCAGGAACTGAGGACCAAATTCCCAGATG GCATCCAAAGGGGAAATTTTGTGGAAAAGAAAGACATAAAAAGATTTTTTCTGGAAAAACTTGAAAATCTGTTTGACCGGACCTCTCTACAAGACGATCCTTTGCTTTTAAAACACATCTACACTGAGGTCTATGTGACTGAAGGCTGCACAGGAGGTGTGAACACAGAGGAGGCATCTTATCTCAAATCGAAAGCAACCCCAGTCAAACTAAGTGTTGTTTTCAGTGTGCCATCTCAACCAAAAACCAGAGGTGTGAAGGTTCTAACAGTGGGAATAGCGGGAGTAGGAAAAACAGCTTCACTAAATAAGTTTATCCTGGACTGGGCTAAGGAGAAATCCAACAATGACTTGGATTTCATTCTGTTGCTTCCTTTTCAGGAGCTGAATGTAATCAAAGATGAAATCTACAGCCTTTTAGAACTTCTGGAATACTTCCATCAAGAACTCTGTGGTGAAGACgcactggagtttttaaatggtAATAGCAGGATACTTATTATACTTGATGGATTGGATGAAAGTAAAATTCGACTAGATTTTAATCAAAGGAAAGTTTGTAAGGTAACAGAGAGGACCACTCTGAATAACCTACTAACAAATCTCATCAAAGGAGAactgcttccctctgctcttATTTGGATAACGTCCCGACCAGCAGCAGTTCATCAGATTCCTCATCAGTACTTGCATCACATTACAGAAATACATGGTTTTAATGACCTTCAGAAGGAAGAGTACTTCAAGAAGAGAATCTGTGATGAGGACCAGGCCAGCAGAATCATTTCACACATCAGGTCAACACCGAGTCTTCACGTCATGTGTCAAACACCCATCTTCTGTAAAATCCTGACCTCTGTGTTTGAAAGTATGCAGGGTTGTGCTGGTGTGGAAAATGATTTAACAACTCTGACGGAAATATACCTACATTTCTTGATATTTCAAATGAAGCAGAACAGTGAAAAATACAGCACAAATGCAAATGATGATGTTGTCGTTCCAGCACCCAAGAGAAACCCACGTGTGACTATACTTAAGCTTGGAGAGTTAGCCTTTCTTCAGTTACAAAAGAGGCAACTCATATTCTATGAACAAGACTTGGAAAAATGTGGCCTTGGCATTAAGGAAACTCTGGACTCTGGGGTTTGTACGAAGATTTTCAAGCGGGATGAGACAATGTTCAGCTTTGTTCATTTCAGTTTCCAAGAGTTTCTTGCAGCTGTATTTGTGTACCTCAGTTTCAGGAAAGGGTACAATCCACTTCTTCAGTCTCTGCTGGAGAAGATCAAGTGGAAAGCTAGACACAATCTAAACGATGCTCTTAAGAATGCAGTTAAAATAGCTATAGAAGATGAAAATGGACGCTTGGATCTTTTTGTCCGCTTCCTTCTTGGTCTCTCAGTGCTGGCCAATCAAAGTCTCATGAAGGAACTACAGCCAAACCTGGAAGATAGTGAAGAGGATCTTCAAGACACTGTAGATTACATTAAGAGAAATGTCAAGAAGACAACTGTTGAAATCAAGAAGACAACTGTTGAAAAGAGCATCAATCTGTTCTACTGCTTGACTGAAATGAAAGACAACTCCCTGACAAGCGAAATTAAGAACTACCTGGACTCTGGCAGTCTCAGAGCACAAGATCTGACTTCTATACAGTGGATAGCCGTGGCATTTGTGTTGGTGATGTCAAAAGAAACTCAAGAGGAGTTTGATCTGAAGAAGTACAAGCCATCAGATGAAGGACTGAGGCTGCTGTTTCCTGTtgtgaaaaatacaaaatcagCACT GTTAGATTACTGTAACCTCAGTGAGGACAGCTGTAAAGCTCTGGCATCGGGTTTCAGCTCAACTATGAAAGTGTTGGACCTGGGGTACAACAACCTGAGGGACTCAGGAGTGGAGCAGCTCTGTTCcggactgaagagttcaaactgtaaactggagacactcag ACTCCCTGGCTGCTTACTGGCAGAAAAAGGCTGTTCTTACCTGGCTGATGTCCTGGCTTCAGGTTTCATTTCAACACTAAAAGAGCTGGACCTGGGTAACAATGACCTAAAGGATTCAGGAGTTGAACAGCTTTGTtctggactgaagagttcacattGTAAACTGGAGATACTCAT ATTATCAGGGTGtttggttacagaaaatggctGTGCCTTTCTCGCTTCAGCTTTGAGCGTAAATCCCTCGTATTTGAAAGTATTGGATCTGACatacaatcacccaggagacTCAGGAGTGAGGCTGCTTTCTGCTAGATGCGAGGATCCACAAAGTCTGGACACGAA GGTGGAATATGCTGGAGAGAACAGAATTAAACCAGGCCTAATGAAAT ATGCATGTAAGATCACTctggacacaaacacagcacacacacacctacgccTGTCCGAAGGGGACAGAAAGGTGGAGTATGTGAAGGAGCCACAGCCCTCTCCTGAGTGTACAGAGAGATTTGAGGATTATCCGCAGGTTCTTTCCTGTGAGACTCTGAGTGGACGCTGCTACTGGGAAGTGGAATGGAGTGACGATGAGGTTGAAATAGCAGTGGCGTATAAGAGTATACTTAAGTTCGGAAGCAGTAGTGAGGGTAGATTtggaaataataaaatgtcCTGGAGTCTAACCTACTCTAACAACACCTTCTCTGCATGGCACAATACTAAAAGGAATAAAATCCCTGGCACTTACATCAATGTCAAGAGAGCAGGATTATATCTGGACTGTCCAGCTGGTTCTCTGTCTTTCTACAGTATATTTtcggacacacagacacttactCATTTACATACTTTCTACAATGCCTTCACAGAGCCCCTTTTTGCAGGGCTTACTGTGGCTGAAGACAGCTGGGTgcgtttgtgtatgtgtgaagtAGAATAA